TGGTGCTGCGCGAAGTGGACAAGCTGGACAAGCGCGGTGCCGACTACGTACGCGACACGCTTACCAGCGAGGCCTTCGGCCTGTCGGTCGAGGTGGCCGACAAGATCCTCGCCTTCGTTCAGGTGCGTTCGAGCTCGCTGCAGGACGCCTTCGACAAGCTCGATGCGCTGGGCGCCGGTCCCGCGTCGATGGAGCAGGGCCGCGCCGAACTGAAGGAAGTGCTGGGCCTGATCCGCGACTTCGGCGTGCCGGAAACGCACTTCGCGCTGAACCTGTCGATCGCGCGCGGACTCGACTATTACACCGGCATGGTCTACGAGACCACGCTGAACGAGCACCCGCAGATCGGCTCGATCTGTTCCGGCGGGCGTTACGAGAATCTGGCCAGCCAGTACACCAAGTCGAAGCTGCCCGGCGTGGGCATTTCCATCGGCCTGACGCGCCTGTACTGGCAGCTGCGCGATGCAGGGCTGATCGACACTGCGCGCAGCACCGTCGAGGTGCTGGTGACGCAGATGGACGAATCGCAGCTGCCAGCCTACCTGGCTTTGGCCAGTGAGCTGCGCGGTGCCGGCATCGCCACCGAAGTGGTACTGGAAGGCGGCAAGCTGGGCAAGCAGTTCAAGTACGCCGACCGCGCGGGCATCCGTTTCGTGATCGTGCTGGGCGAGGACGAGATCGCCAAGAACGTGGTCACCGTGAAGGACCTGCGTCGGGAAGACCAGTTCGAGGTGTCGCGCGACGACCTCATCAAGACCCTGCGGGTGGAGCTGGAGCAGGCTGCCGCGATGGGTTGAGCCCGGCCCTGTCTGCCGGCTTGACGTAATCCAGTGCCGCACCTGTCGGAGCAGGTGCGGCGATCGACACATGCATGCGTTGGAGCGTTTTCGTGAGCGAAACCATTCGTCTTGATGGCCGCAGTCTCAGTCGTGCCCAGCTGGTCGCCGTGGCCAGGCACGGTGCGAAGGTGGAACTTGATCCCGGGCAGCTGCAACACGTGCAGCGGGCCGCGGACTTCCTGGCCGAGAAGGTGAGCTGCGGCGAGCCGACCTATGGTGTCACCACCGGCTTCGGCAGCAATGCCGACAAGCTGCTGGGCGCGCATCGCGTGCGCGACGAACTGCCCGGCGGCAATCCGCATCAGCCGCAGGGCACGCTGATGGAGGAACTGCAGCACAACCTGATCACCACCCATGCCGTCTGCGTGGGCAAGCCGTTCGCGGCCGACGTGGTGCGCGCGATGCTGGCGATCCGGGTCAATACGCTGATGCGCGGCCATTCCGGCATCCGGGTGGAGACGCTGCAGGCGCTGGCGGCCATGCTCAATGCGGGCGTGGTGCCGGTAGTGCCGGAAAAGGGCTCGGTCGGCGCAAGTGGCGACCTGGCACCGCTGTCGCACCTGGCGATCGTGCTGCTGGGTGGCGGCGAGGCGTTCTACCGGGACGAGCGCATGCCCGGCGGCGAGGCACTCAAGCGTGCCGGGCTCGAGCCGGTGCGGCTGTCGTTCAAGGAAGGCCTGGCGCTGAACAACGGCACCGCGCAGATGCTGGCGACCGCGACCCTGGCGCTGGACGACCTGGACTATCTGCTGGGCCTGGCCGATCTGGCTGCAGCGATGACGCTGGACGCCTTCGCCGGGCGCAGCGGCGCGCTGCGTCCGGAGGTGCATGCCCTGCGTCCGCATCCGGGGCAGGTCGACACCGCGGCGCACGTGCGCGGGCTGCTGCAGGGCTCGACCCTGCTCGACATTCCGTATCACCTGGTGCCGCGCTTCAAGTCATGGAGTGCCGAGGCATGGACCACGCCGGAAGACCAGGCACTCAGCTTCGACATCGGCTGGGACTGGGTGCCGGCCAATCAGCGGCATGGCCGCGAGGCGTTCTATGCGCGCTTCCTGCCGTTCAAGGGCGGCAAGAAGCATCAGCCGCAGGACGCCTACTGCCTGCGCTGCATGCCGCAGGTGCATGGCGCGGTGCGCGATGCCTGGGCGCAGGCCTGCCGGGTGATCGATATCGAACTGAATGCGGTCACCGACAATCCGCTGATCTTCCCCGAAGCCGAGAATCCCCAGTTCATCGAGGACCAGGTGATCTCGGCCGGCCACTTCCACGGCATGCCGCTGGCACTGGCGATGAGCTACGTGAAGGCGGCGATTCCCGTGCTGGCTTCGATCTCCGAGCGACGCCTCAACAAGCTGGTCGACCCGGCCACCAACGATGGTCTGCCGGCGTTTCTGACCGGCAACGAGGACGGTACCGATTCCGGTTTCATGATCGTGCAGTACACCGCGGCGGCCCTGGTCAACGACCTGGCCACACGTGCGCACCCGGCCAGTGTGTATTCGGTGCCGACCAGCGCCAATGCCGAGGACCACGTGTCGATGGGCGCCAACGAGGCGCGTCACGTGCTGGGGATGATGGACGACCTTGGCCACGTGGTTGCGCTGGAGCTCTACACCGCCGCCCAGGCATTGGATTTCCGCCAGGAAATGCTCAATGCGGCGCGTCGGCTGGCCGCGCGTGGTGACTGGCAGGCGCTGGCCGAGAAGGTGGCCAATGCGCCGCGCGAAGGCCATTCGCACCATGCCGCTTTCGTCGACGAGGTGAAGACGCTGACTGCCGCACTGGCACAGGTGGGCGACTTCCATGCCGGTACGTCCGTGCGTGCCGCGCATGAGACGCTGCGTCGGCACATCGGCTTCATGCATCGCGACCGGGCGATGGACGGTGACGTGCGCACGGTCTGCGAACTGGTGCGGCAACGGGTGTTCTGAGCGCGTTATGCGCGCAGTTCACGAGTAAGCGGAGAGGGCGGCCATGGGCCGCCCTTTTTCATACATGCTTCCCGGATGAATGTGGCGGGTGGGCATCGCTTGCCGGTGTCATGGGATTAGCGTATCCTTGATCCACTGTATTAACGCATTAGCACATTATGAAGCGTCGTTCGCTCGATCCAGAGACACCGGCGGAGTCCGTCGAGGCAAGCCTGTACAAGGCTTTGCTCTCGCTGAAGACACCGGCCGAGATGTCCGCCTTCCTGCACGATCTGTGCACACCGGCGGAACTGGAGGTGCTGGTGGACCGCTGGCGCGTGGTGCCGTTGCTGCTGGATGGCATGCCGTATCGGCAGATCCACGAACGCACCGCCGTCAGCATCACCACGATCGGGCGCGTGGCGCGTTTCCTCAACCAGGGCAACGGCGGTTATCTCGCTGCCGCGGCACGCGCCACGCGCGGCCAGTCCGTCGCCAAGAAGAAGGCCAGCACATGAAACAGCGCGACCGTCTGCGCATCGCCATGCAGAAATCCGGCCGGCTCACCGAGCCGGCACTCGACCTGCTGAAGCGGTGTGGGCTTACTTTCCGTCAGAGCCGCGACAAGCTGTTCTGCTTCGGCGAGGGCGAGCCGGTGGACCTGCTGCTGGTCCGTGACGACGACATCCCCGGCCTGATCGCCCAGGGTGTCTGCGATCTGGGCATCGTCGGCCGCAATGTGCTGGACGAGTTCCGCCTCACCGACGGTCGCGAAGCCGCTCCGCTGGCGGAGCTGCGTCCGCTGGGTTTCGGTCGTTGTCGCCTGTCCATCGCGGTGCCGCAGGAGATGGAATACAGCGAACCGGGCCAACTGTCCGGCATGCGCATCGCCACCTCGTATCCGGGGCTGCTCGGCGAATGGCTGCGTAACCATGGCGTGGACGCCGGTGTGGTGACCCTGGCCGGCTCGGTCGAAATCGCGCCGCGGCTGGGCACGGCCGAACTGATCTGCGATCTGGTGCAGAGCGGTGGCACCCTGGTCGCCAACCAGTTGCGCGAGGCCGACGTGCTGCTGGAAAGCGAGGCCGTGCTGGCCGGTCCGCAGGCGCTGCCCAGCGACGAGCGCGGCGACATGCTGGAGCTGCTGCTGAAGCGGCTCGACGGCGTGATTCAGGTCAGTGAGTCGCGGTTGCTGCTGCTGCAGACCTCGCGCGGTGCGCTGGATGCGATCACCCGGCTGTTGCCCGGTGGCCCGCAGCCGACCCTGCTGCCGGTGGCCGGCCAGCCGGACCAGCTGATGGTGCAGGCGCTGTGTGCCGGCGAAGTGAGCTGGCGGCAGCTCGAGGAAATCAAACGAGCCGGTGCGCGCGAGATGTTCGTGCTGCCGGTGGAGAAGATGCTGGCATGAACCCGGTGGGTACGAACTTGATCGAGATGAAGCGTCTGGACTGGTCGCAGCTGGACGAGGCTGCCCGTGGCGAGGCACTGGCACGTCCGGTGCAGTCGCGCGGCGAGGAATTACGCGCCGGTGTGGAAGGCATCATCGCGGCCGTGCGCGCACGCGGCGACGACGCATTGCGCGAGCTCAGCGCCAAGTACGACCGCTGCACGCTCGATGCGATCGAAGTCGGCGAAGCCGAGTTCGCGGCTGCCGAGTCCGCACTGGACCCGGCCCTGAAGCAGGCGATCCACGAGGCGGCGGAAAGGATCGAGGCCTTCCATCGTGCCGCCGCGCCGCAATCGGTGTCGCTGGACACCGCGCCGGGTGTGCGGGTGGAGCGCATGCTGCGCCCGGTGGCGCGGGTGGGCCTGTATGTGCCGGCCGGCAGCGCGCCGCTGCCGTCCACCGCGCTGATGCTTGGCGTGCCGGCCCGCATTGCGGGTTGCCGCGAGGTGGTGTTGTGTTCGCCGGCGCGCGCCGATGGGTCGTGCGACGAGGCGGTACTGTACGCGGCCCGCGTCACCGGCGTGCACAAGGTGTTCAAGCTGGGCGGCGCGCAGGCGATCGCGGCGATGGCCTACGGCACCCGCAGTGTGCCCGCGTGCGACAAGCTGTTCGGTCCGGGCAACGCCTGGGTGACCGAGGCGAAACTGCAGGTTTCGGGCGATCCGGAAGGCGCCGCCATCGACATGCCGGCCGGGCCGTCCGAGGTGCTGGTGATCGCCGATGCCCACGCCAATCCGGTGTTCGTCGCGGCCGACCTGCTCTCGCAGGCCGAGCATGGCCCGGATTCGCAGGTCATCCTGCTGAGCGATTCCGACCAGCTGCTCGATCGTGTCGAGGTCGAGGTGCGCGCGCAGTGCGCTGCCTTGCCGCGCGCGGAGATCGCGGTGCAGGCGCTTTCGCGCAGCCGCCTGATCCGGGTGGCGTCGCTGGCACAGGCGGTCGAGGTCAGCAACCGCTATGCACCGGAGCACCTGATCCTGCAGGTGGCCGAGCCGCGCGACCTGCTTGCGGGTATCGAGAGTGCGGGGTCGGTATTCCTGGGCGCGTGGACGCCGGAGTCGGTGGGCGATTACTGCAGCGGCAGCAATCACGTGCTGCCGACCTACGGCTATGCGCGCAGCTACAGCGGCGTGTCGGTGGCCAGCTTCCAGAAGCAGATCACCGTGCAGCAGCTTTCGGCCGACGGGCTGCGCGCCATCGGTCCGTGCACGGCGACATTGGCGGCGGCCGAGCAACTGGAGGCCCATCGTCGTGCGGTGACCCTGCGCCTGGCGGCGCTGGACGGCGTCGCGCCGGCAACATTTTCGACGGAGAAGGCGGTATGAACGTGCTTGACCTCGCGCGGCCGGAAATCCGCGCACTGCAACCTTATTCTTCGGCCCGCATGGAGGCCGACGGCGGTCAGCTGATGCTGAACGCGAACGAGTCGGCCTGGCCGCCGGTGGGCGACACCGGGCAGGGCTGCAACCGGTATCCGGAACCGCAGCCGTCGGCCCTGCTCGATGCGCTGGCGCTGCTGTATGGCGTGCGTCGCGAGCAGTTGCTGGTGGGGCGTGGCAGTGACGAGGCCATCGACCTGCTGGTGCGCGCGTTCTGCCGGGCCGGCCAGGATGCGATCCTGATCCAGCCGCCGACCTTCGGCATGTATGCGGTCTGTGCGCGTGTCCAGGGTGCGGCCGTGATCGAAGCGCCGCTGGACAAGGATTTCAGGCTCGACGTGGACGCGTTGCTGGCCGCGGTGACGCCGGCGGTGAAGCTGGTGTTCGTCTGCCGGCCGAGCAACCCCACCGGGCAGGACGTGCCGCGTGCCGATATCGAGACCCTGGCCAGGGCACTGGCCGGTCGTGCCCTGCTGGTCGTGGACGAGGCTTATGTCGAGTTCGCCGACCAGCCCAGCGTGGCCGACCTGATCGACCGTTACGACAACGTGGCGGTGCTGCGCACCCTGTCCAAGGCCTGGGCACTGGCTGGCGCTCGCATCGGCAGCCTGCTGGCGAATGCCGACGTGATCGCCCTGCTGCGGCGGATCATGCCGCCTTATCCGCTGCCGCTGCCCTGCGTGGATGCCGCGCTGATCGCGCTGTCGGGCTGGGGGCAGGCGAATACGCGCCAGCGCATCGGTACGGTATGCAAGCAGCGTGAGGCGATGCAGTCGGCGCTGGCGGCTCTGGCCGGCGTGAAGCAGGTGCTGCCGTCACAGGCCAATTTCCTCACGGTCCGTTTCCACGATGCCGGCGACGTGCTGCGCCGCCTGCTGGCCGAGGGCATCGTGGTGCGCGACGTGCGCCGCTATCCGGGCCTGTCGGATGCGCTGCGCATCACCATCGGCACGCCCGAGGAAAATGCCCAGGTGATCAAGGTCCTGAAGCAGTCCGCGGTCGCGCAGCCGGTTGCCGTGGCGGGACAGGGCACATGAGTCGGAAGTTGCTCTTCGTGGACCGCGATGGCTGCCTGATCGAGGAGCCGGCGGACGAACAGATCGACAGCTACGAAAAACTTGCCCTGTTGCCTGGCGTGATCGCCGCATTGCAGCGCTTCGTGGCGGCTGGCTACGAACTGGTGATGGTGACCAACCAGGACGGGCTGGGCACGGCGAGCTTTCCCGAGGCCGATTTCGCCGGGCCGCACGCCTTGCTGCTGCGTATCCTCGCATCGCAGGGAGTCGGTTTCCGCGAAGTGCTGGTGGATCGCAGTTTTCCGCATGAGGGCAAGGACACCCGCAAACCCGGCGTGGGCCTGATGCGCAGTTATCTTGCGGACGATGGCTGGAGCCGCGCCGCGTCGCTGATGGTGGGCGACCGTGAGAGCGACCTGCTGTTCGCCGCGAACATGGGCGTGCGCGGCTTCCGGGTGGGGCCTGACGGCATCGACTGGGCCGATGTCGCGCACCAGGTGCTGGACGCGCCGCGTGTCGCCACGGTCACGCGCAACACCAAGGAAACCCGCATCCAGGTGAGCGTCAATCTGGACAAGGTGGCCGAGCCGCAGGTCCACACCGGCCTTGGCTTCTTCGACCACATGCTGGAACAGATCGGCAAGCATGGCGGTTTCGCCCTGACGCTGCACTGCGACGGCGACATCCATATCGACGATCACCACACCATCGAGGACTGCGCGCTGGCTCTCGGGCAGGCCCTGCGGCAGGCCCTGGGCGACAAGCGCGGGATCGGCCGCTATGGCTTCTCGTTGCCGATGGACGAGAGTGCAGCGGATGCCCGGCTGGACCTTTCCGGTCGACCGTATTTCGTTTTCGAGGGCACGTTTCCGCGCGATCGCGTGGGCGAGGTCTCCACCGAACTGGTGCCGCACTTCTTCCGTTCGCTGTGCGAGACGCTGGGCGCCAACCTGCACCTGTCGGTGCGTGGCGAGAACGCGCACCACATGGTCGAAGCCTGTTTCAAGGTAGTGGCCCGCGCGCTGCGCCAGGCGATCCAGCGCGAGGGCAGCGAACTGCCCAGCACCAAGGGAGCGCTGTAATGAGCGTGGTACTGGTGGATGCCGGTGGCACCAACATCGGTTCGGTGCGCTACGCCCTGCAGCGGCTGGGCGTCGAAGCGGCGCTTACTGCCGATGCGGCAGCGATCCGCGCCGCCGACAAGGTGATCCTGCCGGGCGTGGGTGCGGCCGGGCCCGGCATGGCACGGTTGCGCGAGCTGGGCCTGGTCGAGCTGATGCGATCGCTGACCCAGCCGGTGCTGGGCGTGTGCCTGGGCATGCAGCTGCTGTGCGCGCATTCGGAGGAGGGCGATACCGAGTGCCTGGGCGTGATCGATGCTCCGGTGCGCCGCTTCCACGAGGTACCGGGGTTGCGCGTTCCGCACATGGGCTGGAACGCGCTTGAAGCCGTGCGCGAGCATCCGCTGCTGGACGGACTGGTAGCCGGCGAACAGGCTTATTTCGTACACAGCTACGCGGTGCCGGCCGGCGACTACACGCTGGCGACGACCGATTTTGGCGGTCCGTTTTCGGCGGTGATCGCCCGCGGCAATTTCCACGGCATGCAATTCCATCCCGAGCGGTCCGCCAGCGTGGGCTCCCGACTCCTGAAGAATTTCCTCTCGCTATGACGTTCAACGTGATTCCCGCGATCGACCTGCGCGGCGGCCAGGTGGTCCGCCTCAAACAGGGCGACTACGCACAGCAGACCGACTATCCGTTCGACCCGGTCCAACTGGCATCGCGCTACGCAGCAGCCGGCGCGGCGTGGCTGCACCTGGTGGACCTGGACGGTGCCCGCTCCGGCAGCCTGGACAACCTGAAGGTGATCGAGACGATCGCGGCGAACGGCATGCAGGTGCAGGCCGGCGGTGGCGTACGTGGCGAAGGCGACCTGCGCCGCTTGTTCGATGCCGGCGTGCAGCGGGTGGTCTTGGGCAGCGTGGCGATCCGCGATCCGGAGACCGTGGCCGGCTGGCTGGCCAGTCATGGGCCGGAGCGGCTCACGCTGGCCCTGGATACCCGTCGCATCGAGGGACGCTGGGCGCTGCCGAGCGCGGGCTGGACCGAGCTGGAAGCGCGCACCCTGGATGAATTGGCGCCGTGGTACGCGGTACGCGGTGCGCGCCACCTGCTGTGCACCGACATCGATCGCGACGGCATGCTGGCCGGCTTCAACCTCGATCTTTACCGGCATCTGGCCGATACCGTGCCGACGCTGGCAGTGCAGGCTTCCGGCGGCGTGCGTTCGCTGGATGATATCCGTGCCGCGCGTGAGGCCGGAGCGGGTGGCGTGATTCTTGGCCGTGCCCTGCTGGAGGGGCGTTTCACTGTGGAGGAGGCGCTGGCATGCTGAGTCGCCGCATCATCCCCTGCCTCGACGTGCGCGATGGTCAGGTGGTCAAGGGCGTGCGTTTCCGCGACCACGTGGTGATGGGCGACATCGTCGACCTGGCGCTGCGTTATCGCGACGAGGGCGCGGACGAACTGGTGTTCTACGACATCACTGCCAGCCCCGAAGGGCGCAGCGTCGATCGCGGCTGGGTCGAGAAAGTGGCGCGGGTGATCGACATACCGTTCTGCGTGGCCGGCGGCATCCGTTCCGTCGCCGAGGCGCGCGCTACGCTGCACGCCGGCGCGGACAAGGTGTCGGTGAATTCGCCGGCACTGGAGCGTCCCGAACTGATCGACGAGCTGGCCGATGCGTTCGGTGTGCAATGCGTGGTGGTGGGTGTGGATTCGCTGCGCGACGATGACGGCGAGTGGCGGGTACGCCAATACACCGGCGACCCGTCGAAGACCCGTGCGCTGGCGCGGCGTACCCTGGACTGGGTGACCGAGGTGCAGCAGCGTGGCGCGGGCGAGATCGTGCTCAACTGCATGGGCAGCGATGGCGTGCGGCAGGGTTACGACCTCGAGCAACTCAAGCTGGTCCGGTCACTTTGTCGCGTTCCGCTGGTCGCCTCGGGCGGCGCCGGTGCGCCAGTGCATTTCCGCGACGCTTTCGTCGATGCCGACGTGGATGCGGCGCTGGCCGCCAGCGTGTTCCATTCCGGTGCCATCGCCATTCCCGGACTCAAGCGCTACCTGCGGGAGCAGGGCGTGGCGATGCGCATCGACTAGACGATGGCTTTCCCTCCGGTCACGCCGGCTTGTACTGCGGTGACCGGAAACCGAATACTGACGTATGTCCCGGCGCATGCCGGCAACAGGTACCAAGATGACTGCTGCCAACCCGACCGATCTTTCCCGCCTCGACTGGTCCAAGGGCGGCGGCCTGCTGCCGGCCATCGTGCAGCACTGGCGCAGTGGTGAAGTGCTGATGCTGGGCTACATGAATGCCGAGGCGCTGGCCGAGACGCAACGCACCGGCCATGTCACGTTTTTCAGTCGAAGCAAGCAGCGCCTGTGGACCAAGGGTGAAAGCTCGGGCCACGTGCTCGACCTGAAGTCAGTACGCATCGACTGCGATGCCGATACCTTGCTGCTGCAGGCAGAACCCCGCGGTCCGACCTGCCATACCGGCAGCTTCAGCTGCTTCGGCGAACGTGACGAGGTGCGGCCGCCGCTGGGTTTCCTGGCCGAACTCGACGCGCTGGTCGAGTCACGCCATGCCGAGCGTCCGGAGGGCAGTTACACCACCAAACTGTTCGACAGCGGCATCCGTCGCATGGCGCAGAAGGTCGGCGAGGAGGGCGTGGAAAGCGCACTCGCGGCCGTAGCCCAGGGTGACGAGGAACTGCTCGGCGAATCCGCGGATCTGCTGTTCCATCTCACCGTGCTGTTGCGGGCTCGTGGTCTTGGCCTGGCCGATGTCGCGAACCTGCTCGCGCAGAGGCACTCCAGGCGTCGCCAGGACGGCGGGCACTAGAGCCGGGCATGACCACCATCGCCTAGGGTTGCCGTGCGGGCGCCTGCGGAGCGAACGGCACGGCCGGGCCGGGTTTGATGCCCTTGCGCCAACGGGCTAGCTCGGCGGCGATGTTTTTGCCGGCGTAGATCTGCGGGTCGGACGGCGTCAGCTTGTCCTGCGTTTCCCAGCGGGCGATCTGGCTGCGTGCCTGCTGGAAGGCGGTCACGAAGTTGTCGGTCCGGTTCATGGCATCGACCAGCCAGGCATGGCCGAAGTACGTGATGTCCGACTCGCTGCCGCAGCCGAACGAGCTGCGGTCGGCGCGCGCGGCGGTGAGCACCAGGGTGTCCGGGTTGCGCAGCGGCGGGATGAAACCGCCGGAATAGCAGGCATTCACCACCACCACTTTCCACTTGAACTTGTGCTCGGCAAGGATTCCAGGCAGGTCGGTGGCACTGATCTGGTCAAGCGGCAGCGGGTCCATGTCCACCAGCAGTTGGTGGTCCTCGCTGCCGTGGCTGGTGAAGTAGAGCATCAGGATGTCATCCGGCTTCATCACGCGGGCCAATCCGTCCAGTGCGTACTCGAGGTTGCTCCAGTCGGCCAGCGGATGAGTCTCGAGGGTGGCCGGATTGTTTTCGAGAACCAGCGCATGCGTGCTCGGGCCGAAGCGGCGGGTGAACAGCTGCGCGGCGTACTCGGCCTCGTTGCGAAAGACGCCTTCGCTGCCATCGCCGGCAAAGGCAATCAGGTACAGGTTGGGTGTGCCGGGTTTGCGCGGCCCCAGATCAGCCAGTGCACGTTGCATCAGGTCGGACTGGTCGTAGACCACCTGCTCAGGAGTCGGAGCCTTTGCCGGCCAGTCACGCCATCCATCGTCGCTACCCGTGGCGTCGCCTGTCGACATCGCGATACCCCCAGCGGGTTGCGGCAGCACCGTGCCGGCAGCTGCGGGAAGGCTGTCGATCGCAGTCGACCGCGTGGTACGGCCGGGAAGCAGCAACATGAGCAGCACACCGGCGGCGAAGGCCAGCAGGGCGGCGATGGTCGTGCGCATGGACGGTTCAGACCGTGATCGTGTCGAAGTCGGCAACGGCCGGGTGACGTGGTGCCTGGGGTATGGCCTGTGGCGGACGTACCAGCCAGGTCGTCTGGAAACCGGCGGCACGCGCCGCATCCAGTTCCTCGACGATATCGGAGAGGAACAGCAGGTGCCCGGGCTGCTCGTCGATTGCGCTGGCGATGCGATCGTAGGAACCGGTTTCGCGCTTCGGTCCGGTCACGGTGTCGAAGTAACCGGCAAACAGTGGCGTCAGGTCGCCGGCGGTGCTGTAGCGGAAGAACAGCTTCTGCGCAGCCACCGAACCAGACGAATAGACGTACAGGCGCAGCCCCTCTGCGCGCCAGGCGCGGAGCTTTGCCGGAACCTCCGGGTAGACATGGGCCTGGTAGTCGCCGGCCTCGTAGCCTTCCTGCCAGATCATGCCCTGCAGCGCCTTCAACGCTGTCGACTTGCGGTCCTCGTCGATCCAGCGCAGCAGCAGCTCGACCACTTCCTGTCGCGTGGCTTCGATGTAGCCGGCTTCCTTGGCGGCCTCGTGCAGCCAGTGCTGTATCTCGGGGCGGTCACCATGGGTTTCGATGAAGGCCGGAAGACGCTTGCGCGCGTAGGGAAACAGCACGTCCTTGACGAAGCTGATCGAGCTGGTGGTGCCTTCGATGTCGGTGACGATGGCGCGGATTTCAGACATGCGGAAACACCTTTCAGGAGCGGTGAGCAAGCTTAGCCGACGGACTGTGACGCGCGCGCAGTGACGGGCGTGGCTTCAGCGGGCCGATGCGTGCGGTGTCATGCGCGGAAAGCGCTGGGCGATATCGTCGCCGGTAAAGTTGGCCACCCAGCCATCCTTGTTGGTGAACAGCC
This window of the Dyella sp. A6 genome carries:
- a CDS encoding 1-(5-phosphoribosyl)-5-[(5-phosphoribosylamino)methylideneamino] imidazole-4-carboxamide isomerase, which encodes MTFNVIPAIDLRGGQVVRLKQGDYAQQTDYPFDPVQLASRYAAAGAAWLHLVDLDGARSGSLDNLKVIETIAANGMQVQAGGGVRGEGDLRRLFDAGVQRVVLGSVAIRDPETVAGWLASHGPERLTLALDTRRIEGRWALPSAGWTELEARTLDELAPWYAVRGARHLLCTDIDRDGMLAGFNLDLYRHLADTVPTLAVQASGGVRSLDDIRAAREAGAGGVILGRALLEGRFTVEEALAC
- the mtnC gene encoding acireductone synthase; translated protein: MSEIRAIVTDIEGTTSSISFVKDVLFPYARKRLPAFIETHGDRPEIQHWLHEAAKEAGYIEATRQEVVELLLRWIDEDRKSTALKALQGMIWQEGYEAGDYQAHVYPEVPAKLRAWRAEGLRLYVYSSGSVAAQKLFFRYSTAGDLTPLFAGYFDTVTGPKRETGSYDRIASAIDEQPGHLLFLSDIVEELDAARAAGFQTTWLVRPPQAIPQAPRHPAVADFDTITV
- the hisIE gene encoding bifunctional phosphoribosyl-AMP cyclohydrolase/phosphoribosyl-ATP diphosphatase HisIE, with translation MTAANPTDLSRLDWSKGGGLLPAIVQHWRSGEVLMLGYMNAEALAETQRTGHVTFFSRSKQRLWTKGESSGHVLDLKSVRIDCDADTLLLQAEPRGPTCHTGSFSCFGERDEVRPPLGFLAELDALVESRHAERPEGSYTTKLFDSGIRRMAQKVGEEGVESALAAVAQGDEELLGESADLLFHLTVLLRARGLGLADVANLLAQRHSRRRQDGGH
- a CDS encoding C13 family peptidase, whose translation is MRTTIAALLAFAAGVLLMLLLPGRTTRSTAIDSLPAAAGTVLPQPAGGIAMSTGDATGSDDGWRDWPAKAPTPEQVVYDQSDLMQRALADLGPRKPGTPNLYLIAFAGDGSEGVFRNEAEYAAQLFTRRFGPSTHALVLENNPATLETHPLADWSNLEYALDGLARVMKPDDILMLYFTSHGSEDHQLLVDMDPLPLDQISATDLPGILAEHKFKWKVVVVNACYSGGFIPPLRNPDTLVLTAARADRSSFGCGSESDITYFGHAWLVDAMNRTDNFVTAFQQARSQIARWETQDKLTPSDPQIYAGKNIAAELARWRKGIKPGPAVPFAPQAPARQP
- the hisF gene encoding imidazole glycerol phosphate synthase subunit HisF, with product MLSRRIIPCLDVRDGQVVKGVRFRDHVVMGDIVDLALRYRDEGADELVFYDITASPEGRSVDRGWVEKVARVIDIPFCVAGGIRSVAEARATLHAGADKVSVNSPALERPELIDELADAFGVQCVVVGVDSLRDDDGEWRVRQYTGDPSKTRALARRTLDWVTEVQQRGAGEIVLNCMGSDGVRQGYDLEQLKLVRSLCRVPLVASGGAGAPVHFRDAFVDADVDAALAASVFHSGAIAIPGLKRYLREQGVAMRID